In one window of Osmia lignaria lignaria isolate PbOS001 chromosome 11, iyOsmLign1, whole genome shotgun sequence DNA:
- the LOC117610482 gene encoding major facilitator superfamily domain-containing protein 6 isoform X2: MKINYTQLPIKAHYFFFMAAMGPILPFLPVYGKQLGISVVVMGSITAILPIVFLIAKPAFGFLVDCFHAWRKTIFIALLATTSSCYICMCFLPVLPSPILPDHNFNNISCTSIPQCSPEDISRPRLCTGIKNAMCQWTCMDRNFFVPVQFQGVNKEIDFSSNTTCIIDANMTSYCSENSNCDITCGTFEEHNCLYGSITFWGFILLMSLGNIGFNVSNCISDAICFDILGDDNQMGYGRQRVWGTIGFGISAFLAGYAVDYWSNGEIIKTYTPAFLLVFVFSFIDIFCCKKLDLPMMGGSADILKDVFQLLKLKPIIIFLIFATVAGILDSFIIYFLFWYLEDLARATGYMGEIKLIEGLIVAAETLGGEVIFFSMSGKILKKLGFGYTFTFCFVCYALRFGLISLVSTPWWVIPIELFMQGPTYALCYTTIVAYASKVAPPGTSATVQGIVAGMDDGFGFAIGSLISGILYKQFGGVITLRIYSLIAVITAFLYLILYLLYLKHTTPDTKKNVEWKTPEEAQIQCATADS; encoded by the exons atgaaaataaattacacaCAGTTGCCTATAAAGGCacattattttttcttcatGGCAG CAATGGGACCAATTCTTCCATTTTTACCAGTTTATGGTAAACAACTTGGTATTTCTGTAGTGGTCATGGGTAGCATCACAGCTATTTTACCAATTGTATTCCTAATTGCTAAACCAGCTTTCGGCTTTCTTGTAGATTGTTTTCATGCTTGGaggaaaacaatttttatagcATTACTAGCAACAACAAGTAGTTGCTATATTTGTATGTGTTTCTTACCAGTACTTCCAAGTCCAATTTTACCAGaccacaattttaataatatatcttGTACTTCGATACCTCAATGTTCTCCAGAG GATATCTCAAGACCACGTTTGTGTACTGGAATAAAAAATGCCATGTGCCAATGGACTTGCATGGATAGAAATTTTTTTGTGCCAGTACAATTTCAAGGAGTCAacaaagaaattgatttttcttcaaataCGACGTGTATAATCGATGCCAATATGACATCGTATTGTTCTGAAAACTCTAACTGTGATATTACCTGTGGTACTTTTGAAGAACATAATTGTTTATACGGGTCCATAACTTTTTGGGGGTTTATCCTTTTAATGTCTCTTGGTAATATTGGTTTCAATGTAAGCAATTGTATAAGCGACGCAATTTGTTTTGATATATTAG gTGACGATAACCAAATGGGATACGGTAGACAACGTGTTTGGGGAACTATAGGTTTTGGAATTTCCGCTTTCTTAGCTGGTTATGCGGTTGACTATTGGTCTAACGGAGAAATTATAAAAACTTACACACCTGCGTTTTTACTTGTGTTTGTATTTTCATTCATTGATATATTTTGTTGCAAGAAACTGGAT TTACCAATGATGGGAGGATCAGCAGATATATTGAAAGAtgtctttcaattattaaaattaaaacctatcattatatttcttatctttGCAACTGTTGCTGGAATTCTTGACAGcttcataatatattttttattttg GTACTTAGAAGATCTTGCAAGGGCGACTGGTTACATGggggaaattaaattaatagaaggTTTAATAGTTGCTGCAGAAACATTAGGCGGCGAAGTAATATTCTTTTCCATGTCTG gtaaaattttaaagaaactaGGATTTGGATACACTTTTACATTTTGTTTCGTATGCTATGCTCTGCGATTTGGTTTAATTTCTTTGGTATCAACTCCATGGTGGGTCATTccaattgaattatttatgcaAGGACCTACCTATGCACTTTGTTATACAACGATAGTTGCGTATGCAAGTAAAGTTGCACCACCTGGAACATCAGCTACCGTTCAAGGAATAGTAGCTGGGATGGATGATGGTTTtg GTTTTGCAATTGGTAGTCTAATAAGTGGTATTTTATATAAGCAATTTGGTGGAGTAATAACGTTACGGATATATTCATTGATTGCCGTTATAACTGCATTCTTATACCTCATTTTGTACTTGCTTTATTTAAAGCATACCACACCAG ATACGAAAAAGAACGTAGAATGGAAGACGCCTGAAGAAGCTCAAATACAATGCGCTACCGCGGATAGCtga
- the LOC117610482 gene encoding major facilitator superfamily domain-containing protein 6 isoform X3: MKINYTQLPIKAHYFFFMAAMGPILPFLPVYDCFHAWRKTIFIALLATTSSCYICMCFLPVLPSPILPDHNFNNISCTSIPQCSPEDISRPRLCTGIKNAMCQWTCMDRNFFVPVQFQGVNKEIDFSSNTTCIIDANMTSYCSENSNCDITCGTFEEHNCLYGSITFWGFILLMSLGNIGFNVSNCISDAICFDILGDDNQMGYGRQRVWGTIGFGISAFLAGYAVDYWSNGEIIKTYTPAFLLVFVFSFIDIFCCKKLDLPMMGGSADILKDVFQLLKLKPIIIFLIFATVAGILDSFIIYFLFWYLEDLARATGYMGEIKLIEGLIVAAETLGGEVIFFSMSGKILKKLGFGYTFTFCFVCYALRFGLISLVSTPWWVIPIELFMQGPTYALCYTTIVAYASKVAPPGTSATVQGIVAGMDDGFGFAIGSLISGILYKQFGGVITLRIYSLIAVITAFLYLILYLLYLKHTTPGITISVFILSSICLLLKVLLITCRYEKERRMEDA; the protein is encoded by the exons atgaaaataaattacacaCAGTTGCCTATAAAGGCacattattttttcttcatGGCAG CAATGGGACCAATTCTTCCATTTTTACCAGTTTATG ATTGTTTTCATGCTTGGaggaaaacaatttttatagcATTACTAGCAACAACAAGTAGTTGCTATATTTGTATGTGTTTCTTACCAGTACTTCCAAGTCCAATTTTACCAGaccacaattttaataatatatcttGTACTTCGATACCTCAATGTTCTCCAGAG GATATCTCAAGACCACGTTTGTGTACTGGAATAAAAAATGCCATGTGCCAATGGACTTGCATGGATAGAAATTTTTTTGTGCCAGTACAATTTCAAGGAGTCAacaaagaaattgatttttcttcaaataCGACGTGTATAATCGATGCCAATATGACATCGTATTGTTCTGAAAACTCTAACTGTGATATTACCTGTGGTACTTTTGAAGAACATAATTGTTTATACGGGTCCATAACTTTTTGGGGGTTTATCCTTTTAATGTCTCTTGGTAATATTGGTTTCAATGTAAGCAATTGTATAAGCGACGCAATTTGTTTTGATATATTAG gTGACGATAACCAAATGGGATACGGTAGACAACGTGTTTGGGGAACTATAGGTTTTGGAATTTCCGCTTTCTTAGCTGGTTATGCGGTTGACTATTGGTCTAACGGAGAAATTATAAAAACTTACACACCTGCGTTTTTACTTGTGTTTGTATTTTCATTCATTGATATATTTTGTTGCAAGAAACTGGAT TTACCAATGATGGGAGGATCAGCAGATATATTGAAAGAtgtctttcaattattaaaattaaaacctatcattatatttcttatctttGCAACTGTTGCTGGAATTCTTGACAGcttcataatatattttttattttg GTACTTAGAAGATCTTGCAAGGGCGACTGGTTACATGggggaaattaaattaatagaaggTTTAATAGTTGCTGCAGAAACATTAGGCGGCGAAGTAATATTCTTTTCCATGTCTG gtaaaattttaaagaaactaGGATTTGGATACACTTTTACATTTTGTTTCGTATGCTATGCTCTGCGATTTGGTTTAATTTCTTTGGTATCAACTCCATGGTGGGTCATTccaattgaattatttatgcaAGGACCTACCTATGCACTTTGTTATACAACGATAGTTGCGTATGCAAGTAAAGTTGCACCACCTGGAACATCAGCTACCGTTCAAGGAATAGTAGCTGGGATGGATGATGGTTTtg GTTTTGCAATTGGTAGTCTAATAAGTGGTATTTTATATAAGCAATTTGGTGGAGTAATAACGTTACGGATATATTCATTGATTGCCGTTATAACTGCATTCTTATACCTCATTTTGTACTTGCTTTATTTAAAGCATACCACACCAGGTATAACCATCTCAGTCTTCATTTTATCTTCAATATGTCTGTTATTAAAAGTTTTGCTTATTACGTGTAGATACGAAAAAGAACGTAGAATGGAAGACGCCTGA
- the LOC117610482 gene encoding major facilitator superfamily domain-containing protein 6 isoform X1, with translation MKINYTQLPIKAHYFFFMAAMGPILPFLPVYGKQLGISVVVMGSITAILPIVFLIAKPAFGFLVDCFHAWRKTIFIALLATTSSCYICMCFLPVLPSPILPDHNFNNISCTSIPQCSPEDISRPRLCTGIKNAMCQWTCMDRNFFVPVQFQGVNKEIDFSSNTTCIIDANMTSYCSENSNCDITCGTFEEHNCLYGSITFWGFILLMSLGNIGFNVSNCISDAICFDILGDDNQMGYGRQRVWGTIGFGISAFLAGYAVDYWSNGEIIKTYTPAFLLVFVFSFIDIFCCKKLDLPMMGGSADILKDVFQLLKLKPIIIFLIFATVAGILDSFIIYFLFWYLEDLARATGYMGEIKLIEGLIVAAETLGGEVIFFSMSGKILKKLGFGYTFTFCFVCYALRFGLISLVSTPWWVIPIELFMQGPTYALCYTTIVAYASKVAPPGTSATVQGIVAGMDDGFGFAIGSLISGILYKQFGGVITLRIYSLIAVITAFLYLILYLLYLKHTTPGITISVFILSSICLLLKVLLITCRYEKERRMEDA, from the exons atgaaaataaattacacaCAGTTGCCTATAAAGGCacattattttttcttcatGGCAG CAATGGGACCAATTCTTCCATTTTTACCAGTTTATGGTAAACAACTTGGTATTTCTGTAGTGGTCATGGGTAGCATCACAGCTATTTTACCAATTGTATTCCTAATTGCTAAACCAGCTTTCGGCTTTCTTGTAGATTGTTTTCATGCTTGGaggaaaacaatttttatagcATTACTAGCAACAACAAGTAGTTGCTATATTTGTATGTGTTTCTTACCAGTACTTCCAAGTCCAATTTTACCAGaccacaattttaataatatatcttGTACTTCGATACCTCAATGTTCTCCAGAG GATATCTCAAGACCACGTTTGTGTACTGGAATAAAAAATGCCATGTGCCAATGGACTTGCATGGATAGAAATTTTTTTGTGCCAGTACAATTTCAAGGAGTCAacaaagaaattgatttttcttcaaataCGACGTGTATAATCGATGCCAATATGACATCGTATTGTTCTGAAAACTCTAACTGTGATATTACCTGTGGTACTTTTGAAGAACATAATTGTTTATACGGGTCCATAACTTTTTGGGGGTTTATCCTTTTAATGTCTCTTGGTAATATTGGTTTCAATGTAAGCAATTGTATAAGCGACGCAATTTGTTTTGATATATTAG gTGACGATAACCAAATGGGATACGGTAGACAACGTGTTTGGGGAACTATAGGTTTTGGAATTTCCGCTTTCTTAGCTGGTTATGCGGTTGACTATTGGTCTAACGGAGAAATTATAAAAACTTACACACCTGCGTTTTTACTTGTGTTTGTATTTTCATTCATTGATATATTTTGTTGCAAGAAACTGGAT TTACCAATGATGGGAGGATCAGCAGATATATTGAAAGAtgtctttcaattattaaaattaaaacctatcattatatttcttatctttGCAACTGTTGCTGGAATTCTTGACAGcttcataatatattttttattttg GTACTTAGAAGATCTTGCAAGGGCGACTGGTTACATGggggaaattaaattaatagaaggTTTAATAGTTGCTGCAGAAACATTAGGCGGCGAAGTAATATTCTTTTCCATGTCTG gtaaaattttaaagaaactaGGATTTGGATACACTTTTACATTTTGTTTCGTATGCTATGCTCTGCGATTTGGTTTAATTTCTTTGGTATCAACTCCATGGTGGGTCATTccaattgaattatttatgcaAGGACCTACCTATGCACTTTGTTATACAACGATAGTTGCGTATGCAAGTAAAGTTGCACCACCTGGAACATCAGCTACCGTTCAAGGAATAGTAGCTGGGATGGATGATGGTTTtg GTTTTGCAATTGGTAGTCTAATAAGTGGTATTTTATATAAGCAATTTGGTGGAGTAATAACGTTACGGATATATTCATTGATTGCCGTTATAACTGCATTCTTATACCTCATTTTGTACTTGCTTTATTTAAAGCATACCACACCAGGTATAACCATCTCAGTCTTCATTTTATCTTCAATATGTCTGTTATTAAAAGTTTTGCTTATTACGTGTAGATACGAAAAAGAACGTAGAATGGAAGACGCCTGA
- the Lop1 gene encoding long wavelength sensitive opsin 1 produces MPHVSGPIFEAHSWAGGQGGNQFGNVTVVDKVPPDMLHLIDAHWYQYPPLNPLWHAILGLVIGILGFISVSGNGMVVYIFLSTKSLRTPSNLFVINLAISDFLMMFCMSPPMIINCYFETWVFGPLFCQIYAMLGSLFGCSSIWTMTAIAFDRYNVIVKGLSGRPLTINGALLRLLGIWLFSLIWTVAPVLGWNRYVPEGNMTACGTDYFTKDFSSISYIVMYSIWVYLLPLFLIIWSYWFIIQAVATHEKNMREQAKKMNVASLRSSENQNTSAECKLAKVALMTISLWFMAWTPYLVINFSGCFELVKISPLFTIWGSLFAKANAVYNPIVYGISHPKYRAALFEKFPSLACANPAPPADATSTTTTVADSEKANA; encoded by the exons ATGCCTCACGTTTCGGGGCCGATCTTCGAGGCCCATTCATGGGCGGGTGGCCAAGGTGGTAATCAGTTTGGTAACGTGACGGTGGTCGACAAGGTTCCACCGGATATGCTCCATCTGATCGACGCTCACTGGTACCAGTACCCACCCCTGAACCCGTTATGGCACGCGATTCTCGGCTTGGTGATCGGTATACTTGGTTTCATCTCCGTATCGGGAAACGGCATGGTCGTTTACATATTCCTTTCGACAAAAAGTCTTCGCACGCCGAGCAATCTATTCGTAATCAACCTTGCCATCAGCGACTTCCTAATGATGTTCTGCATGTCTCCGCCTATG ATAATCAATTGTTATTTCGAGACATGGGTATTCGGACCTCTTTTCTGTCAAATCTACGCGATGTTGGGCTCCTTGTTCGGATGTAGCTCCATATGGACAATGACAGCGATCGCGTTCGATAGGTACAACGTGATCGTCAAAGGGTTATCTGGTAGACCACTGACCATTAACGGAGCTCTCCTCCGTTTACTGGGCATATGGCTCTTCTCGTTAATATGGACCGTTGCTCCTGTGCTAGGCTGGAATCG ATACGTACCGGAAGGTAATATGACCGCCTGTGGCACCGATTACTTCACCAAGGATTTTAGCTCCATCTCTTACATAGTCATGTACAGCATATGGGTGTACCTCTTGCCCCTGTTTCTTATCATTTGGAGTTATTGGTTCATCATTCAGGCGGTCGCTACTCACGAGAAGAACATGCGTGAGCAAGCGAAAAAGATGAACGTCGCTTCTCTACGATCGTCGGAGAATCAAAACACCAGTGCCGAGTGTAAACTGGCAAAG gTCGCTCTTATGACCATCTCTTTATGGTTCATGGCATGGACACCATACTTGGTCATCAATTTCTCCGGATGTTTCGAACTCGTTAAGATCAGTCCGCTTTTCACCATCTGGGGGTCTCTGTTCGCCAAAGCCAATGCGGTTTACAATCCAATCGTATACGGAATCAG TCATCCGAAGTATCGAGCTGCATTGTTTGAGAAATTCCCTTCGTTGGCGTGCGCCAACCCGGCACCACCCGCAGACGCAACGTCGACAACCACCACCGTCGCGGACAGCGAAAAAGCAAACGCGTAA
- the Lop2 gene encoding long wavelength sensitive opsin 2 isoform X2, which translates to MVWKWRVNLAFSDFIMMGFMCPPMVICCFYETWVLGTLMCDIYAMIGSLCGCASIWTMTAIALDRYNVIVKGMSGTPLTINRAIFQILGIWLFGLLWTILPLVGWNRYVPEGNMTACGTDYLTEDWGSKSYILIYSMFVYYTPLFTIIYSYYFIVSTVAAHEKAMREQAKKMNVASLRSGENQGGSAEAKLAKVALTTISLWFMAWTPYLVINYIGIFNRSLITPLFTIWGSLFAKANAIYNPIVYGISHPKYRAALKEKLPFLVCGSTEDQAAASGGEKAETDGKS; encoded by the exons ATGGTGTGGAAATGGCGTG TAAATCTTGCTTTCTCAGACTTTATAATGATGGGCTTCATGTGTCCTCCCATGGTAATTTGTTGTTTCTACGAAACATGGGTCCTTG GAACATTAATGTGTGATATTTATGCAATGATTGGTTCATTATGTGGGTGTGCTTCTATATGGACAATGACAGCTATTGCTTTagatagatataatgttatagtGAAG GGTATGTCTGGAACACCGCTTACTATTAACAGAgctatatttcaaattttaggtATCTGGTTATTTGGTTTATTGTGGACTATTTTACCTTTAGTAGGATGGAACAG GTATGTTCCCGAAGGTAACATGACAGCATGTGGTACGGATTATCTTACCGAGGATTGGGGATCTAAATCTTATATATTAATCTATTCTATGTTCGTTTATTACACTCCATTATTTACTATTATTTATAGTTATTACTTCATTGTTTCT ACGGTCGCTGCACATGAGAAAGCAATGAGAGAACAAGCTAAAAAAATGAATGTCGCCTCTTTACGATCCGGAGAAAATCAAGGCGGTAGTGCGGAAGCAAAATTAGCGAAG GTAgcattaacaacaatatcattgtggTTTATGGCCTGGACACCATATCTTGTAATCAATTATATCGGAATATTCAATCGTTCTCTGATCACACCCTTATTTACTATATGGGGTTCTCTGTTCGCAAAAGCGAATGCAATATATAATCCGATTGTGTATGGAATCAG TCACCCAAAATATAGAGCAGCGCTGAAGGAAAAGCTACCGTTTTTAGTGTGTGGTTCGACCGAGGATCAGGCTGCTGCATCTGGAGGAGAAAAAGCGGAAACAGATGGAAAATCTTAA
- the Lop2 gene encoding long wavelength sensitive opsin 2 isoform X1: protein METLISTNTFNATISLYDEANPSELSIITTTVGPKFARQWMRFNNQTVVSKVPEEMLHLIDTYWYRFPPLNPLWHKVLGLVMIILGIMGWCGNGVVVYIFLITPSLRTPSNLLVVNLAFSDFIMMGFMCPPMVICCFYETWVLGTLMCDIYAMIGSLCGCASIWTMTAIALDRYNVIVKGMSGTPLTINRAIFQILGIWLFGLLWTILPLVGWNRYVPEGNMTACGTDYLTEDWGSKSYILIYSMFVYYTPLFTIIYSYYFIVSTVAAHEKAMREQAKKMNVASLRSGENQGGSAEAKLAKVALTTISLWFMAWTPYLVINYIGIFNRSLITPLFTIWGSLFAKANAIYNPIVYGISHPKYRAALKEKLPFLVCGSTEDQAAASGGEKAETDGKS, encoded by the exons ATGGAAACATTAATTTCAACGAACACTTTCAATGCGACGATTTCTCTTTACGATGAAGCTAATCCTTCAGAATTGTCGATCATCACAACTACTGTAGGACCAAAATTTGCAAGACAATGGATGCGTTTTAATAATCAAACAGTTGTTAGCAAAGTACCTGAAGAAATGTTACATTTAATTGATACATAttg gTACAGGTTTCCTCCATTGAATCCATTATGGCATAAAGTCTTAGGCCTAGTTATGATCATATTAGGAATTATGGGATGGTGTGGAAATGGCGTGgtagtttatatttttttaataacaccCTCGCTAAGAACACCGAGCAACCTTCTTGTAGTAAATCTTGCTTTCTCAGACTTTATAATGATGGGCTTCATGTGTCCTCCCATGGTAATTTGTTGTTTCTACGAAACATGGGTCCTTG GAACATTAATGTGTGATATTTATGCAATGATTGGTTCATTATGTGGGTGTGCTTCTATATGGACAATGACAGCTATTGCTTTagatagatataatgttatagtGAAG GGTATGTCTGGAACACCGCTTACTATTAACAGAgctatatttcaaattttaggtATCTGGTTATTTGGTTTATTGTGGACTATTTTACCTTTAGTAGGATGGAACAG GTATGTTCCCGAAGGTAACATGACAGCATGTGGTACGGATTATCTTACCGAGGATTGGGGATCTAAATCTTATATATTAATCTATTCTATGTTCGTTTATTACACTCCATTATTTACTATTATTTATAGTTATTACTTCATTGTTTCT ACGGTCGCTGCACATGAGAAAGCAATGAGAGAACAAGCTAAAAAAATGAATGTCGCCTCTTTACGATCCGGAGAAAATCAAGGCGGTAGTGCGGAAGCAAAATTAGCGAAG GTAgcattaacaacaatatcattgtggTTTATGGCCTGGACACCATATCTTGTAATCAATTATATCGGAATATTCAATCGTTCTCTGATCACACCCTTATTTACTATATGGGGTTCTCTGTTCGCAAAAGCGAATGCAATATATAATCCGATTGTGTATGGAATCAG TCACCCAAAATATAGAGCAGCGCTGAAGGAAAAGCTACCGTTTTTAGTGTGTGGTTCGACCGAGGATCAGGCTGCTGCATCTGGAGGAGAAAAAGCGGAAACAGATGGAAAATCTTAA
- the LOC117610403 gene encoding COMM domain-containing protein 2-like, with protein sequence MLLPLKPDHKKHVLLLVEHTPQVLQDFCKLVIDYLQKGPNFKLYNAAAQKLQVDINMIKNSVEGLVNLLLESCKYKLSSEDFRDSIISLGFSEEQEIILSKLYNVKKDEILDTLTNIGFKLPEYHDMEWRFEVQIASRSLLKQIAPLITLDFSIKNPDKDESIDHVLLQTDPVNLLHITQELEEALQEGRSQHIRRLSRVVK encoded by the exons atgttgtTACCGTTAAAACCGGATCATAAAAAACATGTATTGCTTCTTGTAGAACATACACCACAAG TTTTGCAGGACTTTTGTAAATTGGTCATAGATTACCTGCAGAAAGGAccaaattttaaattgtataatGCAGCTGCTC AAAAACTTCAAGTTGATATAAATATGATTAAGAATTCAGTTGAAGGACTTGTTAATTTATTACTAGAGAGCTGTAAATATAAG CTAAGTTCTGAGGACTTTAGGGATTCCATAATATCTTTAGGTTTTtcagaagaacaagaaataatattaagcaaattatataatgttaaaaaagatgaaatattGGATACACTTACAAATATCGGATTTAAGTTACCAGAGTACCATGATATGGAATGGAGATTTGAAGTTCAg ATTGCATCAAGATCACTGTTAAAACAGATTGCTCCTCTCATAACTTtagatttttcaataaaaaacccAGACAAAGATGAAAGTATTGACCATGTACTACTTCAAACTGACCCTgttaatttattacatataaCACAGGAGTTGGAGGAGGCTCTTCAAGAGGGTCGTAGTCAACACATTCGTAGACTTTCAAGAGTAGTAAAATGA
- the Pfdn6 gene encoding prefoldin 6: MTEEIQKNLKMEVDKYKQVEEEDDVFKLVGTALVKQDLKETKQNVAKRMEYISSELKQVKELITTLDKKQDTHRETLEKYQHMFQQAQLKASLSEPKA, from the exons ATGACAGAGGAAATTCAGAAGAATCTAAAAATGGAAGTAGACAAATATAAACAAGTTGAAGaag AAGATGATGTTTTTAAACTAGTAGGAACTGCTCTGGTTAAACAGGATTTAAAAGAAACAAAGCAAAATGTTGCAAAGCGGATGGAATATATTTCCTCTGAATT GAAACAAGTGAAAGAATTAATAACTACCTTAGATAAGAAACAAGATACGCATCGTGAAACATTAGAAAAATATCAACACATGTTTCAACAGGCTCAATTAAAAGCATCCCTTTCTGAACCAAAGGCATAA
- the noi gene encoding splicing factor 3a subunit 3 noi: METILEQQRRYHEERERLMDAMVKEMLYKKPGHRENINSEHRLKMLLDQYMDSTLHLQDLYEDKDGQRKEEVQALSGPNEFSEFYSRLKSIKEFYRRHPNEISIPMSVEFEELAKMRENPTEELSNLVEFTDEEGYGKYLDLHECYEKYINLKGIEKIDYITYLSTFDHLFDIPRERKNAEYQKYVESLLEYLTDYLSRVRPLLDINGELEEANKEFETQWENSTFPGWPKETGSALTHVGAHLELSAFSSWEELASLGLDRLKSALMALGLKCGGTLEERAQRLFSTKGEASLDPNLLAKNNRNRKSGKGRNSEKQKEIARFEAQVYRLAELVSSQRVATKENVQRKQARTEGERGDSDAEASASESEEEDDNEVPYNPKNLPLGWDGKPIPYWLYKLHGLNISYNCEICGNFTYKGPKAFQRHFAEWRHAHGMRCLGIPNTAHFANVTQIEDALALWEKLKAQKQAERWQPEQEEEFEDSLGNVVNRKTYEDLKRQGLL, translated from the exons atggaaACGATATTAGAACAGCAACGACGTTACCATGAAGAAAGGGAAAGGTTGATGGATGCAATGGTTAAGGAAATGCTTTATAAAAAGCCAGGGCACAGGGAAAATATAAATTCGGAACACAGGTTAAAAATGTTACTCGATCAGTATATGGACAGTACTTTACATTTACAGGATCTGTATGAAGATAAAGATGGACAAAGGAAAGAAGAG GTACAAGCACTCTCCGGGCCAAatgaattttcagaattttattcTCGATTGAAATCCATAAAAGAATTTTATCGACGACATCCTAATGAGATAAGTATTCCAATGTCTGTGGAGTTTGAAGAATTAGCTAAAATGAGGGAAAATCCTACAGAAGAACTTTCAAATCTTGTTGAATTTACAGATGAAGAAGGTTATGGAAAATACCTTGATCTACACGAATGTTATGAGAAATATATTAATCTCAAGGGGATAGAGAAAATAGATTACATCACATATTTGTCAACTTTTGACCATTTATTTGATATCCcaagggaaagaaaaaatgcTGAATATCAAAAATATGTTGAATCTCTATTAGAATACTTGACTGATTATTTGAGTAGAGTTAGACCTTTGCTTGATATAAATGGAGAATTAGAGGAAGCAAATAAAGAATTTGAAACACAGTGGGAAAATAGTACATTTCCAGGATGGCCAAAAGAAACTGGTAGTGCTTTAACACATGTTGGAGCTCATTTAGAACTTTCTGCTTTTTCTTCATGGGAAGAACTTGCATCCCTTGGTTTGGATAGATTAAAGTCAGCTTTAATGGCTTTAGGTTTAAAGTGTGGCGGTACACTCGAGGAAAGAGCACAAAGACTTTTTAGTACAAAAGGAGAAGCATCACTGGATCCAAATTTGTTGgcaaaaaataatagaaataggaaatctggaaaaggaagaaattctGAAAAGCAAAAAGAAATAGCTCGTTTCGAAGCTCAAGTGTACAGACTTGCAGAGTTGGTATCTTCCCAAAGGGTGGCTACAAAAGAAAATGTTCAAAGAAAGCAAGCCAGAACAGAAGGTGAGAGAGGAGATTCTGATGCAGAAGCTAGTGCTAGTGAatcagaagaagaagatgataaTGAAGTTCCTTACAACCCTAAAAATCTTCCTCTTGGTTGGGATGGTAAACCTATCCCATATTGGTTATATAAATTGCATGGTCTGAATATTAGTTATAATTGtgaaatttgtggaaatttcaCATACAAAGGACCCAAAGCTTTCCAAAGACATTTTGCTGAGTGGAGACACGCACATGGTATGCGTTGCCTTGGTATTCCGAATACTGCACACTTTGCTAATGTGACACAAATAGAAGATGCTTTAGCTTTGTGGGAAAAGTTAAAAGCTCAGAAACAAGCAGAACGTTGGCAaccagaacaagaagaagaatttgaAGATTCTCTTGGAAATGTTGTTAATCGTAAAACATACGAGGACTTGAAGCGACAGGGCCTTTTATAA